Proteins found in one Paenibacillus borealis genomic segment:
- the rplL gene encoding 50S ribosomal protein L7/L12 — translation MSKETILEEIKGMSVLELNDLVKAIEEEFGVTAAAPVAAGGAVAAVEEEQSEFDVILTGAGASKINVIKIVREITGLGLKEAKDVVDNAPKAIKEKVSKEEAEATKAKLEEAGASVEVK, via the coding sequence ATGAGCAAAGAAACAATCTTGGAAGAAATTAAAGGCATGAGCGTATTGGAACTGAACGACCTGGTTAAAGCAATCGAAGAAGAATTCGGCGTAACTGCAGCAGCTCCAGTAGCGGCTGGCGGCGCAGTAGCAGCTGTTGAAGAAGAGCAATCCGAATTCGACGTAATTTTGACAGGCGCTGGCGCTTCCAAAATCAACGTTATCAAAATCGTTCGCGAAATCACAGGTCTTGGCTTGAAAGAAGCTAAAGACGTTGTAGACAACGCTCCAAAAGCAATCAAAGAAAAAGTAAGCAAAGAAGAAGCAGAAGCTACCAAAGCAAAATTGGAAGAAGCAGGCGCTTCT
- the rplJ gene encoding 50S ribosomal protein L10 produces the protein MANAKVIQAKQDAVDVVTGKLQNSISTVVADYRGLNVSQVTELRKQLREAGVDFQVLKNTLLRRATAAAELTDLDAVLTGPTAIAFSETDAVVAAKILNDFAKKNDALKLKGGVVEGRVIDADQLKALAELPSREGLLSMLLSVLQAPIRNFALAVKAVAEKEEQSA, from the coding sequence TTGGCAAATGCAAAAGTAATCCAAGCTAAACAGGATGCGGTTGATGTTGTAACTGGCAAACTGCAGAACAGTATCTCTACTGTTGTTGCGGACTACCGTGGATTGAACGTTTCGCAAGTGACTGAACTGCGTAAGCAGCTTCGTGAAGCTGGCGTTGATTTTCAAGTCCTGAAGAATACATTGCTTCGCCGTGCAACTGCAGCGGCTGAGTTGACTGATCTGGACGCTGTCCTGACTGGTCCTACAGCGATCGCTTTCAGTGAAACTGATGCGGTAGTAGCAGCCAAAATTTTGAACGACTTCGCTAAGAAGAACGACGCTCTGAAACTTAAAGGCGGCGTTGTAGAAGGTCGCGTTATCGACGCTGACCAACTGAAAGCACTGGCAGAGCTTCCATCCCGCGAGGGTTTGCTGTCCATGCTGCTTAGCGTGCTTCAAGCTCCAATCCGCAACTTCGCGCTTGCAGTTAAAGCTGTTGCTGAGAAAGAAGAACAAAGCGCGTAA
- the rplA gene encoding 50S ribosomal protein L1, with the protein MAKHGKKYQESAKLINSEATYEPSEAVELVKKAATAKFDETVEAAVRLGVDPRKQDQAVRGVVVLPHGTGKTQRVLVFAKGEKAKEAEAAGADFVGDADMINKIQQGWFEFDVCVATPDMMSEVGKLGRLLGGKGLMPNPKAGTVTFDVTKAVQEIKAGKIEYRLDKAGQIHAPIGKVSFNAEQLNENLKSLIDALNRAKPAAAKGVYLKGIAISSTMGPSARVNAAAFR; encoded by the coding sequence ATGGCTAAACATGGTAAGAAATACCAAGAATCTGCTAAGCTGATCAACAGCGAAGCAACTTACGAGCCTTCAGAAGCTGTAGAGCTTGTGAAAAAGGCGGCAACTGCCAAATTCGACGAAACCGTTGAAGCAGCAGTTCGTCTGGGTGTAGACCCGCGTAAACAAGACCAAGCTGTTCGTGGTGTTGTTGTCCTGCCTCACGGCACAGGCAAAACTCAACGCGTGCTGGTATTTGCAAAAGGTGAAAAAGCGAAAGAAGCGGAAGCTGCTGGCGCGGATTTTGTTGGTGATGCTGATATGATCAACAAAATTCAACAGGGCTGGTTTGAATTTGATGTCTGCGTAGCTACACCTGATATGATGAGTGAAGTCGGTAAACTGGGTCGTCTGCTCGGTGGTAAAGGCCTTATGCCTAACCCTAAAGCAGGTACAGTTACTTTCGACGTTACCAAGGCTGTTCAAGAAATCAAAGCCGGTAAAATCGAATATCGTCTTGACAAAGCGGGCCAAATTCACGCGCCAATCGGCAAAGTGTCTTTCAACGCTGAACAACTGAACGAGAACCTTAAATCCCTCATCGACGCTCTGAACCGTGCGAAACCGGCTGCTGCTAAAGGTGTATACCTTAAAGGCATCGCTATTTCGTCCACAATGGGACCTAGCGCTCGCGTGAACGCAGCTGCTTTCAGATAA
- the rplK gene encoding 50S ribosomal protein L11: MAKKVIKMVKLQIPAGKANPAPPVGPALGQAGVNIMAFCKEFNARTADQAGLIIPVEITVFEDRSFTFITKTPPAAVLLRIAAKVEKGSGEPNKKKVAKLGRAAVREIAETKMPDLNAASIEAAMRMVEGTARSMGITIED, translated from the coding sequence ATGGCTAAAAAAGTTATTAAAATGGTGAAACTGCAGATTCCTGCAGGGAAAGCGAATCCAGCGCCTCCAGTAGGTCCGGCGTTAGGTCAAGCAGGTGTCAACATCATGGCATTCTGTAAGGAATTCAACGCCCGTACTGCCGACCAGGCTGGCCTGATCATCCCGGTTGAAATTACAGTATTTGAAGACCGTTCCTTTACCTTCATCACTAAAACTCCTCCGGCTGCTGTTCTGCTTCGCATCGCTGCAAAAGTAGAAAAAGGATCCGGTGAACCAAACAAGAAAAAAGTAGCAAAGCTCGGCCGCGCAGCGGTTCGTGAAATTGCTGAAACAAAAATGCCCGATCTGAACGCTGCATCTATCGAAGCTGCAATGCGTATGGTTGAAGGTACTGCCCGCAGTATGGGTATCACAATCGAAGACTAA
- the nusG gene encoding transcription termination/antitermination protein NusG codes for MEKRWYVVHTYSGYENKVKANLEKRVESMGMEDKIFRVLVPMEEEIVNKDGKKKTVMRKVYPGYVLVEMVQTDDSWYVVRNTPGVTGFVGSTGSGSKPTALLPEEVEQILKHMGMVEPKAKIDFEIKESVRIMVGPFANFVGSVEEILVDKSKIKVHVNMFGRETPLELDFTQVEKI; via the coding sequence ATGGAAAAAAGATGGTATGTCGTTCATACCTATTCCGGGTATGAGAATAAGGTCAAGGCCAATTTGGAAAAACGCGTTGAGTCCATGGGCATGGAAGACAAAATATTCCGCGTTCTTGTTCCTATGGAAGAAGAAATTGTAAACAAGGATGGCAAGAAAAAAACTGTCATGCGCAAAGTTTACCCTGGTTATGTTTTGGTCGAAATGGTTCAGACTGATGATTCATGGTATGTAGTCCGCAATACGCCGGGCGTTACCGGATTTGTCGGTTCAACGGGTTCCGGGTCCAAGCCTACCGCTTTGCTTCCTGAAGAGGTTGAACAAATTCTGAAGCATATGGGCATGGTTGAACCTAAAGCGAAGATTGATTTCGAAATTAAGGAATCCGTACGTATTATGGTCGGTCCGTTTGCGAATTTTGTGGGCTCCGTGGAAGAAATTTTGGTAGACAAAAGCAAGATCAAGGTACATGTCAACATGTTTGGACGGGAAACCCCGCTCGAGTTGGATTTCACTCAAGTGGAGAAGATATAA
- the secE gene encoding preprotein translocase subunit SecE — MKRSFKSLFSFFTESWSELKKVRWPSRKELKNYTLIVLGTIVVIALYFWVLDIGISAVIEAII; from the coding sequence GTGAAACGTAGTTTCAAGTCTTTGTTTTCCTTTTTCACTGAGAGCTGGAGTGAACTCAAAAAGGTTCGCTGGCCTAGCCGTAAAGAACTGAAAAACTATACATTGATCGTTCTCGGTACAATTGTAGTTATCGCTCTTTACTTCTGGGTTCTGGACATCGGTATTTCCGCTGTGATTGAAGCGATTATTTAG
- the rpmG gene encoding 50S ribosomal protein L33, with protein MRVIITLACTSCKQRNYATTKNKRNHPDRLEMKKFCKFCNEQTPHRETR; from the coding sequence ATGCGGGTAATTATCACTTTGGCTTGTACAAGTTGCAAACAAAGAAACTATGCAACAACCAAAAACAAGCGAAATCACCCCGACCGCTTGGAGATGAAGAAATTTTGCAAGTTTTGTAACGAGCAAACTCCTCATCGCGAAACCAGATAG
- the sigH gene encoding RNA polymerase sporulation sigma factor SigH, with protein MSVDLKELMLSEYDFISDEEIVEIFRGGDSGALEHLINKYRNFVRAKARSYFLIGADREDIVQEGMIGLYKAIRDFKGDKLSSFKAFAELCITRQIITAIKTATRQKHIPLNSYVSLDKPIYDEDSDRTLMDVICGTQVLDPEELIINQEEFIGLEDKMAEILSDLERKVLMLYLDGRSYQEIAEDLKRHVKSIDNALQRVKRKLERYLEVRDN; from the coding sequence GTGAGTGTCGACCTCAAGGAATTAATGCTATCCGAGTATGATTTCATAAGTGATGAAGAAATTGTCGAGATCTTCCGTGGTGGCGACAGTGGCGCATTGGAACATTTAATCAACAAGTACCGTAATTTCGTACGTGCCAAGGCCCGTTCTTATTTTCTGATTGGGGCAGATCGTGAAGATATTGTACAGGAAGGCATGATTGGCCTGTATAAGGCAATTCGTGACTTCAAGGGAGACAAGCTCTCTTCCTTCAAGGCATTTGCCGAACTGTGCATTACCCGTCAGATTATAACTGCCATTAAGACGGCGACCCGCCAGAAGCATATTCCGCTGAACTCATACGTTTCGCTCGACAAGCCCATCTATGATGAGGATTCCGACCGGACGCTGATGGACGTGATTTGCGGAACGCAGGTGCTTGATCCCGAAGAACTGATTATCAACCAGGAAGAGTTTATCGGACTGGAAGATAAGATGGCGGAGATCCTTAGTGATCTGGAACGCAAGGTTCTGATGCTCTATCTGGATGGACGTTCCTATCAGGAGATTGCCGAGGACTTGAAGCGGCATGTGAAGTCTATTGACAATGCTCTGCAGCGAGTGAAGCGTAAATTGGAAAGATATCTGGAAGTGCGTGACAATTAA
- a CDS encoding NYN domain-containing protein → MADWRDILLVDGYNMIGGWPELAALSQTGMQGARDRLLDMLADYQAFSGLRVIAVFDAYRVPGLGRSFVQGKVQVFFTKEKETADECIERLVGEFTHRRRQISVATSDFVEQHVVFAQGALRISARELRLAIEENQKQVKKAIEPGSVSGTRHSLEDKLPPETRKRLEDWRRQ, encoded by the coding sequence ATGGCAGACTGGCGCGATATACTGCTCGTGGACGGATACAATATGATCGGCGGCTGGCCGGAACTTGCGGCGCTGTCGCAGACCGGCATGCAGGGAGCACGCGACCGGCTGCTCGATATGCTGGCCGATTATCAGGCATTCTCCGGGCTGCGCGTCATAGCCGTATTCGATGCATACCGTGTACCGGGGCTTGGGCGGTCGTTTGTACAGGGGAAAGTCCAGGTCTTTTTCACCAAGGAAAAGGAAACGGCAGATGAGTGCATCGAGCGGCTGGTGGGAGAATTCACTCACCGCCGCAGACAGATTTCTGTGGCGACCAGCGATTTTGTGGAGCAGCATGTTGTTTTTGCGCAAGGTGCGCTCCGGATCTCAGCGAGAGAACTGAGGCTGGCGATTGAAGAAAACCAGAAACAGGTTAAAAAGGCTATTGAACCGGGAAGTGTGAGCGGGACCCGTCACTCCCTGGAAGACAAGCTGCCTCCGGAAACGCGTAAACGTCTCGAAGACTGGCGCAGACAGTAA
- the rlmB gene encoding 23S rRNA (guanosine(2251)-2'-O)-methyltransferase RlmB, which translates to MEELRTEEEILAGKHSVLEALRAGRTLNKIWIAETAQKHLTAPIIAEARKAGIVIQHVDKRKLDQLAPGVQHQGVVAQAAPFAYTEVADILAAAEAKGEPPFLLLLDEIEDPHNLGSILRTADCTGVHGVIVPKRRSAQITATVSKTSAGAVEYVPVARVTNLGQTIDRLKELGVWVVGTDVDTDQNLFGSDIFTGPVAVVIGNENKGMGRLIREKCDVLLKLPMAGRINSLNASVAAGVIMYEVLRRRQEQE; encoded by the coding sequence ATGGAAGAATTGAGAACGGAAGAGGAAATATTGGCAGGCAAGCATTCAGTCCTTGAAGCGCTTCGCGCCGGCCGCACATTGAACAAAATATGGATCGCCGAAACGGCACAAAAGCATCTGACGGCACCTATCATTGCTGAAGCCCGTAAAGCAGGGATTGTAATTCAGCATGTAGACAAACGGAAGCTGGATCAGCTTGCCCCCGGTGTGCAGCATCAAGGCGTAGTGGCGCAGGCAGCACCTTTTGCCTACACCGAGGTTGCTGATATTCTTGCAGCTGCTGAAGCCAAGGGGGAACCGCCTTTTCTGCTTCTGCTGGATGAAATTGAAGATCCTCATAACCTGGGGTCCATCTTGCGTACTGCTGACTGCACGGGTGTACATGGTGTTATTGTACCGAAGCGGCGTTCCGCGCAGATTACGGCAACAGTATCCAAAACCTCTGCCGGTGCAGTGGAATATGTGCCCGTTGCACGCGTAACCAATCTGGGCCAGACGATAGACCGGCTGAAAGAACTGGGAGTGTGGGTGGTTGGAACCGATGTGGATACGGACCAGAATCTCTTCGGGTCTGATATCTTTACCGGACCGGTAGCGGTGGTTATCGGCAATGAGAATAAAGGAATGGGCCGCCTGATCCGTGAGAAATGTGACGTGCTGCTGAAGCTGCCGATGGCGGGAAGAATTAACTCTCTTAATGCTTCGGTAGCAGCCGGTGTAATTATGTACGAGGTTCTCCGCCGCCGGCAAGAACAGGAATAG
- a CDS encoding Mini-ribonuclease 3, with protein sequence MSGQFDLNSAWFPYEPSQPARLLSPIVLAYAGDAIYEVAVRQYLISLPNLRPNHLHRSATGLVSAKAQSTILAYLEPVLTEEEKDVVRRGRNAKSGTIPKNADVLEYRHATAFECLIGHLYYTGQQARIQELIHNSIEYMLNRSK encoded by the coding sequence ATGAGCGGGCAGTTTGACCTGAACAGCGCATGGTTCCCGTACGAACCATCCCAGCCTGCCCGTTTGCTCTCGCCGATTGTTCTGGCATATGCGGGTGATGCCATTTATGAAGTGGCTGTGCGGCAGTATCTGATTTCGCTGCCTAATCTGCGTCCGAATCATCTGCACCGCTCGGCAACGGGACTGGTCTCGGCCAAAGCGCAGAGCACCATTCTGGCCTATCTTGAGCCGGTGCTCACAGAGGAAGAGAAGGATGTGGTAAGACGAGGGCGCAATGCCAAATCCGGCACGATTCCCAAAAACGCGGATGTGCTGGAGTACCGTCATGCCACAGCTTTTGAATGCCTGATCGGACATTTGTATTACACCGGACAACAGGCGAGAATACAGGAGCTTATTCATAACAGCATCGAATACATGTTGAACCGGTCCAAATGA
- the cysS gene encoding cysteine--tRNA ligase, with protein MSLQIYNTMTRSKEVFVPQEPGKVKMYVCGPTVYGYMHIGNARPVIVFDMVRNYLEALGNEVRYLTNFTDVDDKMIRKAEEMNITVAEVAEMFIAAYQEDLAGLGVKPASMNPRVTESMDKIIEFIKELEEKGYAYENGGDVYYRTGKFADYGKLSGQNLEELRFGIRVEVDSRKENQEDFVLWKAAKPGEVHWSSPWGEGRPGWHIECSAMVREYLGTTIDIHGGGEDLKFPHHECECAQTEALTGEPLSNYWMHNAFLNIGDEKMSKSLGNGLLVKDIRARFKAGTIRYFMLSSHYRNQLNFSEEALLSAEKSVERIALAAGNVKHRLDLDTDGAEGEASPQITERLTAIVNNFHARMQDDFNTPDAITAVFDWVSLANLTLADNNALPADFAALQKAFTEMNTVLRLTPEADEEVASEEVERLITERAEARKNKNWSRSDAIRDELNALGILLEDTPQGMRWRRK; from the coding sequence ATGTCTTTGCAGATCTACAACACTATGACGCGAAGTAAAGAAGTATTTGTACCGCAGGAGCCAGGCAAAGTGAAAATGTACGTATGCGGACCAACCGTATACGGCTATATGCATATCGGCAATGCCAGACCGGTAATCGTGTTTGATATGGTGCGCAACTACCTGGAGGCACTTGGCAATGAAGTCCGCTATCTGACGAACTTTACCGATGTGGATGATAAAATGATCCGCAAAGCAGAAGAGATGAACATCACCGTAGCAGAAGTTGCGGAAATGTTTATTGCTGCCTATCAGGAGGATTTGGCCGGATTAGGCGTGAAGCCAGCATCGATGAATCCGCGCGTTACCGAAAGTATGGATAAGATTATTGAGTTCATCAAAGAGCTTGAAGAGAAGGGCTATGCCTACGAGAACGGCGGAGATGTATATTATCGTACCGGCAAGTTTGCCGATTATGGCAAGCTGTCAGGCCAGAATCTGGAGGAACTGCGCTTCGGTATCCGGGTAGAGGTGGATTCGCGCAAGGAGAACCAGGAGGATTTTGTGCTCTGGAAGGCAGCCAAACCGGGTGAGGTACACTGGTCCAGTCCATGGGGCGAGGGACGACCGGGCTGGCATATCGAGTGCTCGGCAATGGTCCGCGAATATTTGGGCACAACGATCGACATCCACGGCGGCGGAGAGGATTTGAAGTTCCCGCACCATGAATGCGAATGCGCGCAGACAGAAGCGCTGACGGGTGAGCCGCTGTCGAATTATTGGATGCACAACGCATTTTTGAACATCGGCGATGAGAAAATGTCGAAATCACTGGGGAACGGTCTGCTTGTGAAGGATATCCGTGCACGCTTCAAAGCAGGGACTATCCGTTATTTCATGCTTTCAAGCCATTACCGCAATCAGCTGAACTTCTCGGAGGAAGCACTTCTGTCTGCCGAGAAGAGTGTGGAACGTATCGCTCTGGCAGCAGGCAATGTGAAGCATCGTCTTGATCTGGATACAGATGGAGCAGAGGGAGAGGCAAGTCCGCAGATCACGGAACGGCTTACGGCTATCGTGAACAACTTCCATGCCAGAATGCAGGATGATTTCAATACGCCGGATGCGATTACCGCTGTATTTGACTGGGTAAGCCTGGCCAATCTGACGCTTGCTGATAATAACGCTCTGCCCGCTGATTTTGCAGCATTGCAGAAAGCTTTTACCGAGATGAATACTGTACTGCGTCTTACGCCGGAGGCTGATGAAGAGGTTGCCAGCGAAGAGGTAGAACGTCTAATTACTGAACGCGCTGAAGCCCGCAAGAATAAGAACTGGAGCCGGTCCGATGCAATCCGCGATGAGCTGAATGCGCTGGGCATCCTGCTGGAAGACACTCCACAGGGAATGCGGTGGCGGCGTAAATGA
- the cysE gene encoding serine O-acetyltransferase, which produces MFKHIKSDIRAVFDNDPAARSKFEVVFTYAGLHAIWAHRIAHSFYKRRWFTLARIVSQISRFMTGVEIHPGAVIGSRLFIDHGMGIVIGETCEIGDDVIIYQGVTLGGTGKEKGKRHPTVGNNVVIGSGAKVLGSFRIGDNCNIGSNSVVLREVPSNSTVVGNPGRVVKRNGERVSDRLDHTKMPDPLIDSLRFLQKEIEELREQMGSEDKQKKEQRRLESQQYIGDYEI; this is translated from the coding sequence ATGTTTAAGCATATCAAGTCGGACATTCGGGCAGTATTCGACAACGATCCCGCCGCCCGCAGCAAGTTCGAGGTTGTCTTCACCTACGCCGGACTTCATGCCATCTGGGCACACCGGATTGCCCACTCTTTTTACAAACGCCGCTGGTTTACGCTGGCACGCATCGTATCGCAGATCAGCAGATTTATGACCGGAGTGGAGATTCATCCGGGTGCGGTTATCGGCAGCCGGTTGTTCATCGACCATGGAATGGGTATAGTCATTGGTGAAACCTGTGAGATTGGTGACGATGTGATTATCTATCAGGGGGTCACACTCGGAGGAACCGGGAAGGAAAAGGGCAAACGCCATCCTACCGTCGGCAATAATGTTGTTATCGGCTCCGGTGCCAAAGTACTGGGATCGTTTAGAATCGGCGATAATTGCAATATCGGCTCCAATTCAGTTGTTCTGCGCGAAGTCCCCAGCAATAGCACCGTAGTGGGGAATCCCGGACGAGTGGTTAAGCGTAATGGGGAGCGCGTATCTGACCGGCTGGATCATACCAAGATGCCGGATCCGCTGATTGATTCCCTGCGTTTCCTGCAGAAGGAAATCGAAGAGCTCCGCGAACAGATGGGCTCCGAAGACAAGCAGAAGAAGGAGCAGCGGCGGCTGGAGAGCCAGCAATATATCGGTGATTATGAAATATAA